CCGGCCCGGCAAGACGACAGCGAGGATTCATGGATTCCCACGAACGCGTGGCACAGCTCTTCCACGACAGCATCCGCGCCAAGCAGGATGCCCTGGATCGCATCGCGCCGGACATCGTCCGGGCCGGGCGTGCCATGGCCCGGGCCCTAGGCGCCGAGCGCAAGATCCTGATCTGCGGCAACGGAGGCTCCGCCGCGGACGCCCAGCACTTCTCCTCGGAGCTGCTCAATCGCTTTGAGATGGAGCGACCGGGCCTGCCGGCCATCGCGCTGACCACCGACTCCTCCACACTGACCTCGGTGGCCAACGATTACCACTACGACGAGGTCTTCGGCCGGCAGATCCGCGCCCTAGGCCACGAGGGGGACATCC
The nucleotide sequence above comes from Halorhodospira halophila. Encoded proteins:
- a CDS encoding phosphoheptose isomerase, which codes for MDSHERVAQLFHDSIRAKQDALDRIAPDIVRAGRAMARALGAERKILICGNGGSAADAQHFSSELLNRFEMERPGLPAIALTTDSSTLTSVANDYHYDEVFGRQIRALGHEGDILLAISTSGGSGNILAAQQAATERGMVTVALSGRDGGPLAANLSSDDIEIRVPSETTARIQEVHLLAIHCLCDLIDRTLFGGPGG